In Chaetodon trifascialis isolate fChaTrf1 chromosome 2, fChaTrf1.hap1, whole genome shotgun sequence, one DNA window encodes the following:
- the ppp2r2ca gene encoding protein phosphatase 2, regulatory subunit B, gamma a, with protein MGEDAESPKINHTFLRDYVTEADVISTVEFNQTGDLLATGDKGGRVVIFQRESESKGESEEVGETGDSGEYNVYSTFQSHEPDFDYLKSLEIEEKINKIRWLPQQNAAHFLLSTNDKTIKLWKVSERDKRPEGYNLKDEEGRLKDISTITSLQVPVLKPTDLMVEVRPRRVFSNGHTYHVNSISVNSDGETYLSADDLRINMWHLGITDRSFNIVDIKPANMEDLTEVITAAEFHPHHCHLFVYSSSKGTLRLCDMRASALCDKHTKLFEEPEDPGSRSFFSEIISSVSDVKFSHSGRYLLTRDYLTAKVWDLNMDKGPVETYQVHEYLRSKLCSLYENDCIFDKFECVWNSSDSVIMTGAYNSFFRMFDRETGRGVTLEAWRESSKPRAVLRTRRVYTGGKRRRGDVGVDSLDFTKKILHMAWHPSENIIAIAATNNLYIFQDRVNPETQAQ; from the exons ATGGGCGAGGACGCTGAGAGCCCCAAAATCAACCACACCTTCCTGCGAGACTACGTCACTGAAG CTGATGTCATCTCTACGGTGGAGTTTAACCAGACGGGGGACCTGCTGGCCACGGGGGATAAAGGTGGCCGAGTGGTCATCTtccagagagagagtgag TCTAAAGGGGAGtcagaggaggtgggggagacgGGGGACTCCGGGGAGTATAATGTCTACAGCACGTTCCAGAGCCACGAGCCGGACTTTGATTACCTGAAGAGTCTGGAGATTGAAGAGAAAATCAACAAGATCAGATGGCTGCCACAGCAGAATGCAGCACATTTCCTTCTCTCCACCAATG ATAAGACCATTAAACTGTGGAaggtgagtgagagagacaagaggCCGGAGGGATACAACCTGAAAGATGAGGAGGGGCGGCTCAAGGACATCTCTACCATTACTTCTCTGCAG GTGCCAGTGCTGAAACCTACAGACTTAATGGTAGAGGTTCGTCCCAGGCGAGTGTTCTCCAATGGACATACCTACCATGTTAACTCAATCTCAGTCAACAGCGATGGGGAGACCTACCTGTCTGCTGATGACCTCCGCATCAATATGTGGCACCTGGGCATCACGGACCGTAGCTTCA ATATTGTGGACATCAAACCAGCCAACATGGAGGATCTGACGGAGGTGATAACAGCAGCTGAATTCCACCCTCACCACTGCCACTTGTTTgtgtacagcagcagcaagggcACCCTGCGCCTCTGTGACATGAGAGCCTCCGCACTCTGTGACAAACACACCAAAC TGTTTGAGGAACCTGAGGATCCAGGGAGCCGCTCCTTCTTCTCAGAGatcatttcctctgtgtcagACGTCAAGTTCAGCCACAGTGGACGCTACCTGCTGACCAGAGACTACCTCACCGCCAAGGTGTGGGACCTGAACATGGACAAGGGCCCTGTGGAGACGTACCAG GTCCACGAATATCTAAGGAGTAAGCTGTGCTCCCTCTACGAAAACGACTGCATCTTTGACAAGTTTGAGTGTGTTTGGAACAGCTCAGACAG CGTCATCATGACAGGGGCGTACAACAGCTTCTTCCGGATGTTTGACAGGGAGACGGGGCGAGGCGTAACCCTGGAGGCTTGGCGGGAAAGCAGCAAGCCTCGGGCTGTGCTGCGGACGCGGCGAGTGTATACTGGTGGTAAGCGACGCCGTGGAGATGTGGGCGTTGATAGCCTGGACTTCACCAAGAAAATCCTGCACATGGCTTGGCATCCATCTGAGAATATCATTGCCATAGCAGCCACCAACAACCTGTACATCTTCCAGGATCGTGTCAACCCTGAGACGCAGGCACAGTGA
- the pde5aa gene encoding cGMP-specific 3',5'-cyclic phosphodiesterase has translation MPCLDSMELGSATLGPSPAAGTEESFVRETVTAPPMAGSMGWFFSPLWSPRSDTRRRRFGDGVKSDQVEAWLDDHSDFTRAYFLRRAAAASGPQAEMSPQPPMLPRSSSDHSDLLTKAHHRRASSPLSSSHLNIASLTDPLKPLSSNLSAPEWMDRSSPDVLGSHSPCSPRSSRFSFSPCRPLSPICPCSPDLPHSPQPLHSSAAKAAAACGRSEGCPWMMELLRGGLSWMGSVAELCQGAVLHAGELLSAEGSSLSLVKKDSSGRSTLEEVVPLTAFGCLNEGYLCSRAHRELVKGIMGCVLATGSPMNLRDISEDPRFDVDEEQLSKIRTVLSVPIKNHRAKVVGVVVMISKRNGCDGSGSVFSGMDEKVLSNHMDVLGMVLDNVQLYESSRQEAKRSQALLEMAQILSKEHRSFEALLSKMAATIMPFTRAQYCTIFIPGEQTSAVEDKVSFSRVIHLECEELGSTCQIYRRARDISDVDPSYALQTLVEMDPLNVSASSEESMKSLICCPVRNERSEGVIAVCQLMNKRSKDSDEMEAFNRYDERLLEDLSVYCGLALQYAQAVQITEERRASIEVTQEVLAYHITAAEQEVQALEEATIPPAESLLLLDFDFSDFGLPEDLTTQATIRMFLDLSLVQHFNIDYKSLCQWVLTVRRGYRNSVPYHNWNHALSTAQSMFAMIMATDQLQTIFSPLEILALMIATLSHDLDHRGVSNSYIERSQQPLAQLYGHSSLENHHYNLCLFILNNTGSQILSGLSTEDHRAVLHMIKRAILATDLTVYMERRKEFFSLTKKSRVSWKSEKQRDLLRSMLMTASDLSAITKPWPEQKRIANLVAMEFFAQGDKEREEFKIKPIDIMNRENSTRLPYMQVEYIDDICYPLYKTVSRLFGSCSPLLSGCKKNRENWLHLAEEAEEKNSENSRSVTLETHKNNEGETQREE, from the exons ATGCCTTGCCTGGACTCCATGGAGCTTGGCAGCGCGACTCTCGGGCCATCTCCTGCCGCCGGCACTGAGGAGTCCTTCGTCAGGGAAACGGTGACTGCGCCGCCGATGGCGGGCAGCATGGGCTGGTTCTTCTCCCCGCTGTGGAGCCCCCGCTCCGATACGCGCCGCAGGAGGTTTGGAGACGGTGTGAAAAGCGACCAGGTAGAGGCATGGCTGGACGACCACTCCGACTTCACGAGGGCGTACTTTTTACGCAGAGCTGCCGC GGCCAGTGGTCCACAGGCAGAGATGTCTCCACAGCCGCCCATGCTTCCCAGGAGCAGCTCTGACCACTCTGATCTGCTCACAAAGGCTCATCATCGCAGAGCTTCCTCTCCACTGAGCAGCTCACACTTGAACATTGCATCCTTAACAGACCCACTCAAACCCCTCTCTTCCAATCTCAGCGCCCCTGAGTGGATGGATCGCTCTAGTCCAGATGTGCTGGGCAGTCACTCCCCTTGCTCTCCCCGATCTTCACGCTTCTCTTTTTCCCCTTGCCGTCCGCTTTCTCCCATTTGCCCTTGCTCCCCCGACTTACCCCACTCTCCTCAGCCTCTGCATTCCTCTGCTGCaaaggctgctgcagcctgtggcCGTAGTGAGGGCTGCCCGTGGATGATGGAGCTCCTGAGAGGGGGTCTCAGCTGGATGGGCTCTGTGGCAGAGCTCTGCCAGGGGGCTGTCCTGCATGCTGGGGAGCTACTGTCTGCTGAGGgcagctccctctctctggtaAAGAAAGACTCCAGTGGAAGGAGCACCTTGGAGGAGGTGGTTCCCCTGACAGCGTTTGGATGCTTGAACGAAGGCTACCTGTGCAGCCGTGCCCACCGGGAGCTGGTGAAGGGCATCATGGGGTGTGTACTGGCTACAGGCTCGCCAATGAACCTGAGAGACATATCAGAG GACCCCCGATTCGACGTAGACGAGGAGCAGTTATCAAAGATCAGGACTGTTTTGAGTGTTCCCATCAAGAACCACAGGGCCAAG GTGGTGGGTGTAGTGGTAATGATCAGCAAGAGAAATGGCTGCGATGGATCAGGTTCTGTTTTTAGCGGCATGGATGAAAAG GTCCTGTCCAATCACATGGATGTGCTGGGGATGGTTCTGGATAATGTTCAGCTGTATGAGAGCTCAAGACAGGAGGCCAAACGCAGTCAG gccttGCTAGAGATGGCACAGATATTGTCAAAAGAGCACCGTTCCTTCGAAGCTCTGCTGAGTAAGATGGCTGCCACCATCATGCCCTTCACACGTGCTCAGTACTGCACCATCTTCATTCCCGGCGAGCAGACCTCAGCCGTGGAAGACAAG GTTTCATTCTCCAGAGTGATCCACCTGGAGTGTGAGGAGCTCGGCTCAACCTGCCAGATCTACAGAAG GGCGCGTGACATCAGTGATGTAGACCCATCATATGCCCTTCAAACTCTGGTTGAAATGGATCCACTTAATGTGTCGGCGAGCTCTGAGGAATCGATGAAGAGTCTGATCTGCTGCCCCGTCAGGAATGAGAGGTCTGAGGGTGTCATTG CTGTGTGCCAGTTGATGAACAAAAGGAGCAAAGACTCAGACGAGATGGAAGCCTTTAACAGATATGATGAGCGCCTGCTAGAGGACCTGTCAGTGTACTGCGGCCTGGCTCTGCAGTACGCTCAGGCTGTGCAGATCACTGAGGAGCGGAGGGCCAGCATAGAGGTCACACAAGAG GTTCTGGCCTaccacatcactgcagcagaacaggAGGTCCAAGCGCTGGAG GAGGCCACTATTCCCCCCGCTGAGTCACTGCTTCTCCTAGACTTCGATTTCTCTGATTTTGGACTGCCAGAAGATCTGACCACCCAGGCCACCATCCGTATGTTCCTGGACCTCAGTTTGGTGCAGCATTTTAACATTGATTACAAG AGTCTGTGCCAGTGGGTCCTGACAGTGAGACGTGGTTACAGGAACAGCGTGCCTTATCACAACTGGAACCATGCGCTGAGCACTGCTCAAAGCATGTTTGCAATGATCATGGCCACAGACCAACTCCAG ACAATTTTTTCCCCTCTGGAGATCTTAGCGTTAATGATAGCCACTCTGAGCCATGACCTCGACCACAGAGGAGTCAGTAACTCTTACATAGAAAG GAGTCAGCAGCCTTTAGCTCAGCTGTATGGACACTCTTCTCTTGAAAACCACCACTACAACCTGTGCCTCTTCATCCTAAACAACACT ggGAGTCAGATTCTCAGCGGTCTCTCCACAGAAGACCACCGAGCTGTACTACACATGATCAAAAGGGCAATCCTCGCCACTGACCTGACCGTCTACATGGA gagaagaaaagagttcTTTTCTctcacaaagaaaagcagagtgagCTGGAAGAGTGAGAAGCAAAGAGATTTACTGAG GTCGATGCTGATGACAGCCAGCGACCTCTCTGCTATCACAAAGCCTTGGCCTGAGCAAAAAAGA ATTGCCAACCTGGTTGCCATGGAGTTCTTTGCACAgggggacaaagagagagaagagttcAAAATCAAACCCATT GACATaatgaacagagaaaacagcactCGACTGCCCTACATGCAAGTCGAATACATTGATGACATCTGCTATCCGCTCTACAAG ACTGTATCAAGACTGTTTGGCAGCTGCTCCCCACTGCTGAGCGGTTGCAAGAAGAACAGAGAAAACTGGCTGCATCTCgctgaggaagcagaggaaaagaacAGTGAAAACAGTCGTAGTGTAACTCtggaaacacataaaaacaatgagggtgagacacagagagaggagtaG
- the hpf1 gene encoding histone PARylation factor 1 — translation MTGRAKRKPKSSQESGTGNGELKKARIDESKAVPSSEVDSDQRDEMLQLYKLQMPEDLYHFWDFCKELCPDSPCGALKDTLGLQLVGPFDILAGAHKNCKNPQPNFHLHWRYYYDPPEFQTILLGSEDSQHHIGYYRDTPDSLPCFVGENEAKKGYTITQMGDNVFAAVLLHLLRRRKERAGKKAAGDALESLEAQLRDRAEMLGLSLEQKTKGMKQRDKKVVSKTFHGAGIVVPIDKNDVGYRELPETDAGLKKICKAIADARNDEERVKAFGPLQEMITFVQFANDECDYGMGYELGIDLFCYGSHYFHKVVKQLLPMAYSLLKRNLFGEIVEAHLSSRSPDNLDQLSAQ, via the exons atgacaGGGCGCGCAAAAAGAAAACCTAAATCCAGTCAG GAGTCGGGGACAGGCAATGGGGAGTTGAAGAAAGCCCGTATTGATGAATCCAAAGCCGTGCCATCGTCAGAGGTGGATTCAGATCAGCGTGATGAGATGCTGCAGCTGTATAAGCTTCAAATGCCCGAAGATCTGTACCACTTCTGGGACTTCTGCAAGGAGCTTTGTCCTGACAGCCCCTGTG GTGCGCTGAAAGACACACTTGGTTTGCAGCTGGTTGGACCTTTTGACATTCTGGCAGGAGCTCATAAAAACTGTAAGAATCCTCAGCCCAACTTCCACCTTCACTGGAGGTATTATTATGACCCGCCGGAGTTTCAGACCATCCTTCTGGGGAGCGAGGACAGTCAGCATCATATCGGCTACTACAG AGACACTCCAGACTCCCTCCCTTGCTTTGTCGGGGAAAATGAAGCCAAGAAAGGCTACACGATTACACAGATGGGGGACAACGTGTttgctgctgtcct CCTGCATCTGTTaagaaggaggaaagagagggctGGCAAGAAGGCAGCAGGAGATGCTTTGGAAAGCTTGGAGGCACAGCTGAGAGACAGGGCAGAGATGCTGGGCTTGTCTCTGGAGCAGAAGACCAAAGGCATGAAACAGAGGGACAAGAAG GTGGTCAGCAAGACATTCCACGGTGCCGGCATCGTCGTGCCCATCGACAAGAATGATGTAGGGTACAGAGAACTGCCAGAAACAGATG CTGGTCTCAAAAAGATCTGCAAGGCAATCGCTGACGCCCGGAATGATGAAGAGCGCGTCAAAGCCTTTGGACCTCTCCAGGAGATGATCACGTTTGTTCAGTTCGCCAACGATGAGTGTGACTACGGCATGGGTTACGAGCTAGGAATAGACCTCTTCTGTTACGGATCCCAT TATTTCCACAAGGTTGTAAAGCAGCTTCTGCCCATGGCCTACAGCTTGCTGAAAAGGAATTTGTTTGGGGAAATTGTGGAGGCCCACCTCTCCAGCCGCAGCCCTGACAACCTGGACCAGCTCTCCGCACAGTGA